TGGCTGGATTTGGCTTTCTTGGCTTTGGGTGACTCCACTGCCAGAGCAGACAAAGACGGTGATCGTCCGACTGCTCCTCCCGCTGGACCCCCGAGGCGCTGACCACCTCCAGAGAAGGGGATGAATGGGGCTAGGGGAGCggaggacgaggaagaagaTGCATGAGAGCTTAGTCCTGATGGCCCTGCTTCCTCGCCATCATTTTCTGAGACACTTCTCTCCACAGGGGGGACTTTTGGCCGAACTGCATCCTTGGGGTTCAGAACCTCTTTCTGTTTTACAGGAACTTCCTGTTGAGCAGGAAGTGAGCTTGCGACAGAGGCAGGAGTTGGCACAGGCCGGGTATCCATTGGGCTATCAGGCCTTGAATTTTTAACTTGCTCGGCTGTTGTTGACGTCGCTGGATGTGATGAAGCAGGATCGGGCTGTGATGATGTGCTATGGGGGGTTTCCTTGGCAACAGGCGTGGTTGGAATAGCAGCTGTTTCAATGGCTTCTCTGTCATCTTCCTCTCCAAGAGATTTGTCCTTTTTGAGTAAAaaccttaaaaagaaaaacatcagtcGGGCTCTAGTTTACATGATAAGAAACCACTTCAAACTTGACTTATTTGaataaatcattattaaaaGCACACAGAAAGCATgtaaaagatttaaaacaaGCAGGTTACCGGACAATGGCACTTCCTCCTGTGAGACCCAGTGACTTCAGTGTGGTCTTCTTTAGTGCTTCTTCCCCACTCACCtaaaacatgtacacacacacaaacagttgtgTTACCATAAAACCTATGTTTCATGTCTTGAAAAGAGAGTTAAAGGAACCTTCCATACCTCATCTctcatgtaaacacaaacaggagtAGATCCTGACTCCGACAGCCCTGAAACACTGGAATAAgttggtgacaggatgagaaAGAGATTTCAAAATTAATGGTGATTGATTTTTATGTGCTTAAGCTGTGAGTAAACAAAACCCAGGAGTGACTCTCTTGTTGAGGGAAATCAATCTCTGTGATTTTACAACAAAACCTCATGTGTAGCAGTGGCATGCTGTTTGCATGTGTAAACCATGTGTGCACAATCTCGTGTAGAAACTAACTGAACCATAAACGTTTTACTATTGTTTCTGAAACATCTAAGCTTACCCCTCTGCTTCACAACAGTCCCAGAGCTTTTCTTACGCTGGTGTGGAGCTAAAATTAATTTCATGGAAGTGTACTTCCTTGGAAAAGGATTAGGATACGGAGTGACGTCATTTAATAGAGATGAGATGAGGGCTGGACAGCAATTGAGCACCTGGGACCTCACAGCTGGAACTACTGAGTaacagctgcatgtgtgtgtgtttaaatgagcAGTGGTGATGTGTGGGAAAGAGCAAACTTCAGAAGAGGAGTGTTGAGAAGAAAGGATGGTATCTAACACAGCGTTGCCTGAACTCATTCCTGCACAATGACCACCTTCATCGGGCCGAGTGGAAAGTCAAGGAAAACAcgcaaagacaaagagacacgcacacgcacacacacacacacacacacacacacacacacacacacacacaggtcctcATAAAGACAGACACTTTGCACATGACACACACCTAATCGGAGGGAAATGTGTGAGCAGCTCCCACAGACTTTGTCCACAAGAGAAGGAACCCTGGAGCCGAGAGCCGTCCTCCATCTGAAGAGCAATCCGCACCTTAGGGATATGAAaccacaactgtattttatatgtgaaagacaaaaataGACTGCACACACAGATCAAAATGATCTCTTGAGCAGCGGCTCTAACATAACTACATCCAGTGTGTAGGAACTGTAATGGTGTGATAAAGATGTGACAGATGTGTCCTGAATGGATCTGATCCAGAATTATATCATAAACGAATCCAAGGCCACAAGGATTTTTAGATTTGTTATCCTTTACCAAAGAGGACAAGCTTTGAACCCAGTCCCGTGGGTTAGTttctcagcaggattacgcaaaaacgacTAAATGGATTTCTACGTTGTTCGAAGGACGGGACTTGTTCTAAGGAAGAACCCAATTCATTTTGGCGCACGGCAAATCAAAGGGGcagatgtagaaaaaaaaatcctttcttATTGTAGGATTGTGTGAAAGAAGTTAcagaaaaaaggaaatgcaCTATATTATGCATCAACTCCCTATTTCGTAGCTCTTGGCTCATCAATCTCAGTCAATTATGCAGGAGAACAATTCTTTGCAAATCAAACTTGATTAAGCTGCACATCTGGACCTGTCTCCGTCTGACGAAGAGCAACCCCAGACATTTTTGGTGTTGTTCTTTCTTTGTCTGAGTGACTCAAcaaattgtttgtgtttactcaGGAACCATGTAGTCTGGCACACAATAACCTGCTGCATGTTGGCACACCGGGAGAGATGAAATGAGCGCCAGGGCTGTCAACGGTCAAACATGAAACACTCTTGTACACCGGCTTGGCTGACGTTaacactctgtgtgtgaggatcTGTACGGTGCAAGGGTGAGAAGTCTGAGTGCATCATATCTGTGAGGTATCAATGCTCAACCATCCATTAAATGAATAAGAACAAGAGATCAAACCCAGCCGGGATTTTACAGCTCAGATTATGATGCCATGATGTCATAGGAAACTACAGCTCACtacaacaaagtgtttttggatgcaaatcagagacagagagcacaGATGGAGAATTCATCCATTTTCAGGTACTGACAGTAAAAAGACCTAACACCAAAATATTGGAACCATACTGATTTTGAAATTGCAGGATACATATCATCTGGGTTGTTTTTCTCCAGAGATAATTATAGGTACTATGTGCGTTGTTGACGAAGAGGAATTTCCTTTCTTTCCAACTGATACGTCCTCTTTGGTCGGTTTTAGTTTTGGCCAACTTAAAGTTTTCTCACACTGCTGTCATGGCACCTGTGCCCATGTTTCTGTTTGGCATAGATTCTCTGCATTTTGATACAGGGTTTCTTCACACCTGTCAGAATTTAACTCAAAGTTAAAGCTCCAGAGAACTATATATTAGGGTAAATTCACTATAGGGGATATTTAGTACGAATCATGAgaataaatgagaaaaaaaatgaatacagaGGCTTCTAAAGTAGGCACACGGTTTGACTAGTGATCTACACACTGTGGCCTTCACAGCAACTAAATCTTAACACATCACCACAGCGCTCTAACTACAGATGAAACAGTTTGAAGTTTCATAGTGAAATTCTCTGTTATAAACTGTAATGTTTCAAAGAGAAATTATCATCAAAACTGTGTTTAGCtactaaataaaaatacaaaatattgctCAACATCCACCAAATTCTGTGCATCCAGTAATGTGGGCTTATTAGCAATCACTGAAAACATTGTGGAAGGCGTTTACACCACTCCAGATGTTTTTCAGCCGTCGGACTAAGTCTGAAGTGTGATCATATTTATCTTTTATAAGAGTCCTGAAAGAAACCGGATTGAAGATGGTCACCTTGTCTGCAGAACATGCAGAAAGATCATttcaaaacactttaaaaatcaAGAGTTAACTATCCTAGTCAGTCTGTCTAACATGCTCTTCCCTTATCAATAATAAAAGTAAAGCTTTCAGAGTTATCAAATCTTGTAACTACTCTTCACATATTTGTGCTGCTGTGATTAACATGTGGCTTTACTCACCCATTACACATGATAACATGCTACGTAGTTTAGTCACCCAACACATTTTCCTCATTAAAAATTCCAacagtgttttttaaaagtttttcagcgagagaaacagtgtgtgtgtgtgtgtgtgtgtgtctgtgtgtgtgtgtgaaagagaataataatataaataatagcaATCATAATTCAACAACACTACTTTTGAggcatttaataataattataataatattgatataaTGTTGATAACCATGATCATTTTTGGTCACTATATCGTGTTATAAAAGATGTATACCATTCACCACCGTAATCAAAACACCAAATAAGTGAGTAAGTCTTTAGGAGAATTGCTGTTCATCCCTCCAGTAGCATTCAGAGACTTGGagagtgtctgtttgtttttcttttgatagCTGTTCCATGCTGACTCAGTCAACTAATCCAGTATTTCAAACATATTTGACATTTCTACATAAATAAACTTACAGTTTCATGTTTTACTAAATCAGACCTGGAAACCAGACCTATGTGCTCTGACTAGCAGAGACTGTTACACATTGTACTTCAATAATACAGTTACTACTATAATGGCATTATAATGTGGTAAGCCACAACAATTTGACACCGCTATCATTCTCTCTGTCCTGATTCATctctcattcactcacacagtcactcacacactcacacacattatatTGGAACTAACCTGGCTCTCGGCTGCAGGTTGTTTCCTTGTACTTGTAACCATTTCCAGTTTAGCATTATTGGGCAGGTTGGCAAACCTCAATTGCAGCGTCAGGTCAATAAGAGTCCTCTGAAACCTGTCGTAGGATGATGACAGAGGTGAAATATGTGAGCATCACCATGTAATACTTTTTTAGCTTTTTGATAATCAGAAGAACCAAAATATCTCTCATCTAGAACTGCTGAAAGCttaagaagaaagagagaaaaggatcCAGGCACTGAGAGCAAGTTAGGTCAGTGCattaaaaataagaaacacATTTTGCTTTATCAAACGTTACATCTCACACATGAGATACTAAACCTGATTCAGTTCACACACgtggtttaatatttaaataacgTATCCATCACTGCCTTAGAGATATTTAAACTGGTTAAACGTACTGGATTGTTTTACAGTCATGGGCATTAGGTAAAATAACAGAGTCTATTGACAAGGTATAAAACACGTTGGCTTCCAAATATAAAAAGGATTCGCAATTAAGCTGCCAATGTACATGCTCTACACTACAGACACTACTACAGACACGACGAATGGGGTCATTTGGTTACAAGAAACGTTTCATTTTCACAGACCCATATATTTACTGTCACCAGGGACATAGAGTTACGTGTTTGTTCACGTCATGAcggtgacagcagctgtggacGTATATAAACCCGGAAATACAGCTTTAGGAGGCAACTAGTCCATTACACACTGAAGACTGGAGGCTAGTACTCATTCAGCTCATGTACCAGCACTCTGACAGCTACACGAACCCACTGTCAGCCTCACTCACTTCAAACCGTAATCGTCCGGGTTGAATCCATGTTTTCTGCACACGTCCTCCAGCACCTGCGGGTGACACAGAGCAACGCACATCACACAAAGCAGCTACATGTTGTGGTTTCATCAGAAACTGATCTGTCACTGGCTAGCTGCTGCTAGCCGAACATGCTAGCTCAGAGGAGAACAGTTCGCGCGCTGTAAAACTGAAGAACAGACTTTAACCACGTTTTAATGTCAGACAAAGTGTAACGTTCTGTAAACACGAGTTACCTTCAGTAACGGGGTGTTTGGAGCCACTTTGAATGCTTCTCGTCTCCCATTTGGAGTGAGAATCGTCACAGCTGTACCGCTGGCTGCCATTGTGTgccgtgacgtcacagtgtttatttgaaaaaactTTATTGACTCTAAACCGTCACAATGATTTAAAGGGGCAGTTCACCTAAATTGTATGGGTTATAACCTATGGTTATAACAGATCAATTCTAGGGGAGTAAGATAAGGCATTGAATTCACATGcgttcaataataataataatcatcacctTCTTTATTTGTAGGTCACTTTTCTTAGTTACAAAGTTACTTcacaagagaataaaaacaataaaacaacaataaaatttaaaattatGACTAACAATCCAAGGAAGAAAAactattcatttatttcatttttaaaagaataatttTGGAGAGTTtgttcaatgaaaaaaaaattatttatgtCCACTTACCTAATTATGATGAAAcgtttactgtatatatttactgtatatatatatatatatatatatatatatatatgatttttttttctctctctctctctctctctctatatatatatatatatatatattagagctgtgaaaaataacgcgttaacgcgttatgattaaattacaggattaattcttttttttttttttaacgcatttaacgcatgcgcagaaggaccttccaattccgccgcctctgcactagtcgccgctctaatgcagtcagacggcagctgccattcaaacaaacaaacaacatggataattctgatgaacctgaggaccttctggacgggaagatcgtgttccaaaaaaacaaagatcgaacattcagtaaaaccaaggtgatatgcacactctgcgagaagttatcgtttcgacgtagcaatacccgcctaaccaccgcaacgcgaagcatgtgttgctcggcgaggggcgttcaagtggaatgcgccaaaccagactcactcgccggacacattgtgcaaaagaagcggtcagctttactgtcagagaatttgaacaagttagtttgcctcaccaactggctaaagaccgagtagctaagagggcctttagaggcattagattgtatcatggtgtggttaatggttgtgtgacaaaaaatataaaaagtcaaccatcctatggctaagaagctcaaataatttctgtttaatttaaaaaaaaaagttttattcaaccacacaatggctaaggaacccgaattctgtttaggatgaagattatattaatgttccatatggaaaagcaatgataactgctgaagaactgctgagttgcagcacaaaagaaaagttaaatgtcataaatcttgttttcacaaaaatattccgaaaaaatcggtaatgtgattaatcatgattaatccatagaaacctgtgattaatttgattaaaaattttaatcatttcacagccctaatatatatatatatacacatatatattatatatgtagtCACGCTAATCTGGCTAAACAAGCCTTTCCACTTCATGCACAGTGACccacaaaagacagaaaagataGATCCTGTCTATAAACTTGCCAACAACATCTCCAATCTGTTCCCCATATGGATGACTTCATACATGATATGCCATATGCAGCTCGACAGGCAACCTTTAAAGAGATGTACAGAATCATGGCTGTTTTCCCTCAGAAAGATCCCAATCAGATCAAAGCTGGAATCAGAGCGGACAGACGACAGGACACATGGTGCCAACAGATGGAGAGGTGTGAGGCCTGAGCTTCAGAACGCCTGCAGCTGACCGATCGACCACCTCACATATAAAAGTCCACCttggagtgagagagagagtgagagagaggtgaATACAGCTCTCAGTTCTGGGGGGAAATAGCCGCCAtctgaataaacaaacaaacaaaaaaacaatctgtTTCCTTCCTAACTCAGCAGGATAGGAACTTCCAAAATTTGCCTGAATGAAATTCAAGCACATGAAGGCATCTGTGCTGGGAGTTTATAATGTTCTACAcgttttcacaaaaacaaaccttgATCAAAGACCAATGAATGGCAAACAGATATGCATATTAAATAGAGGGCTTTTACTTACTTGTAAAAAACTATAAGAGTCTGGAAACAAACTTTTAATGACTGAATGTCAGACTTAAAGTGGATGCTGAAAGTGGTTATGATCTTTTATTGCTTCAATCAGAACCATTCGAGTTCTTCTTCataatgtgttttgttgtttcaaaTACACCAATAAGGCCTTAGATGAGGATGAGGCCAATTAACTTCAAAAAGACAAACCGTCAAAAGTGTCTGGAAACGTTTTACCAAACAACAGCAGCCAGCGCCCTGCCATGGTACTGGCATGTGGACGCACCAGTGTATTATCGGAAGAAAACATTATCACACTTTTACTGTCATACAGAAGGTTCACTCATATTGCCGCATGGAAATAATGACTCTAATGCGATACTTCATTGATTTAAAGTTGCTCCTCcaaaaggttcagtgtgagacacattcaaaataaaaaattttaaaaaaaacgcTCAAAAGGGAGGCAGCAGAGGTAGAGACTGACATTTACTGCGGCTAAAGGTCAAATCTACTCTTGGGGTATAGATGATCACCAGAGGTCGaatcatttttaaagatttgatGCAGTTCATTGAgtggtgtggttgtgtgtgtgtgtgtgtgtgtgtgtgtgtgtgtgtgggtgggtgggtgtgtgtgtgtttacttgcatttgtgtaagtgtgagtgtctgtgagtgtgtgtgtgtgggccagATATTACTCATGTGGGGACATCATCTATTTACACAGTCACAGTCAAGCCATGGaaaacttactgtgtgtgtgtgtgtgtgtgtgtgtgtgtgtgtgtgtgtgtgtgtgtgtgtgtgtgtgtgtgtgtgaaactcaaagagagaaaaagaaagagagagatgataaTCAATAGCCTTCATAGTTAATTCCATGTGTCGGCACACTACCACAACTTGTATAAGGACACGCAACTCATTCCTATAAACATATCTTCGCCAGCCACAAACAAAAGCCACAATGCGGATTTCCTTTTTGGGCACATTCCACCAGAGAACCGCAAAACATGCGCCTGatcatgtttgtctgtgtctgcagcGGATCCTTATGTCCAGCGGCGACACTTCAAAGGGTAGCGTGGTCATTGGATGAGCCCAACATCAAAGGGATCGAGTGTGTGAGCGAACCGAGCGGAGGGGCGTGCCAGGCATACGCGCGCTCTTGGTGAGAGACCGACGCCCCGCCAGGAGCATCAGCCAACGATAATAACGATTGGCCCGCGAGAGTGAGAAGCACGGGGCAGGGAGGAGGGttgttgaagggggggggggggctccaaaTAAAGCCCCTTCTTCCTGCGCTGCTCGTGAGGACCAGAACCCAGAGTCAACAGGTCGACCTCTGCGCTGGTGAAGCGGGGGTTAATGACGGATTTACGCGCGCGTAATGACGCATTCCTACTGGATGAGGCGCAGACAATTTGGGGACTTGAAATGATGCAGGAGCTTAATTTGGggataattaaaacaaacaaaaaacatctgtCAACACGTTGAGGCCCCATGGAGAACTTTGACCTGCCGTCTTTCAGCACACCTTGCGTGAGCGATCGTTTTCAAGAGGCGTCCGTGCGTTTTCAAACAACTCCCCACCTCTGCATTAGGACATGCTGTGTCTGATCCAGACCCCTCGCATCCACTCGAGAGACGTTTTCCAGTAATAGAGATGCAGGGCCGTTGTGTAGCGAGAGGCTTTGCCGGTCTGTCCGCGGTGCGCTCCTgccacctcctgctgctcctcctcctccacttgaGCGCACCGGTGGAGGCGAGGAGAGTGCGCGGCGGCCGAGCGCAAACTCGCCGGGTGCAGCACCAGCTGcttcagcagcaacagcagcttcagcagcagcagccggctcATGCGTACGGGGAGCGGACTGAGGGAGCAGAGAGCTTCCCTTTAGACTTTACAGCCGTGGAGGGGAACATGGATAACTTCATGGTGCAGA
This is a stretch of genomic DNA from Pleuronectes platessa chromosome 3, fPlePla1.1, whole genome shotgun sequence. It encodes these proteins:
- the aspscr1 gene encoding tether containing UBX domain for GLUT4, which encodes MAASGTAVTILTPNGRREAFKVAPNTPLLKVLEDVCRKHGFNPDDYGLKFQRTLIDLTLQLRFANLPNNAKLEMVTSTRKQPAAESQVRIALQMEDGSRLQGSFSCGQSLWELLTHFPPISVSGLSESGSTPVCVYMRDEVSGEEALKKTTLKSLGLTGGSAIVRFLLKKDKSLGEEDDREAIETAAIPTTPVAKETPHSTSSQPDPASSHPATSTTAEQVKNSRPDSPMDTRPVPTPASVASSLPAQQEVPVKQKEVLNPKDAVRPKVPPVERSVSENDGEEAGPSGLSSHASSSSSSAPLAPFIPFSGGGQRLGGPAGGAVGRSPSLSALAVESPKAKKAKSSHGSGTKGHVTANQPDEDMDHGEEFLEPVEREPLIYHLDSMSRKSADHRDLPDEFFEITVDDVRKRFAQLKSERKVLEEAPLMTKSLRENQMKEKMYRYPKVVLRVQFPDRHVLQGFFRPLETVDTVRSFVRSHLENPQLSFYLFITPPKTILDDPSASLFQADLFPGAVVYFGSDDNTDFYIKRELLQSSVSALQANETIASCMIQSPTPSSSSVDSEEPLPSPEQMSDTSGSAQDEQDPSAPTQAAKTTRSDLGKVPKWLKLPGKK